From a region of the Lactuca sativa cultivar Salinas chromosome 4, Lsat_Salinas_v11, whole genome shotgun sequence genome:
- the LOC111906415 gene encoding mitochondrial outer membrane protein porin 2: MSCGPGLFSDIGKKARDLLTRDYISDQKISVSTTTATGVAITSTATKKGGLSSGDVGTVYKYNNILVDVKVDTESKIATTLTFTEIVPSTKTIASFKLPDFNSGKIEVQYFHCHATLASAVSLNQTPTIDLSTTIGTPSFVIGAEAGYEPSSGRLTKYTAGIGVNKPDSNASIILGDKGDTIKASYIHHLDELKKTACVGEITRRFSLNENTFTVGGSYAVDSLTMVKAKLNDHGKLGALLQHEIIPKSLVTLSSEMDTKALDKTPKFGLALALKP, translated from the exons ATGAGCTGCGGACCAGGACTCTTCTCCGATATCGGCAAAAAAGCCAGAG ATCTGTTAACGAGAGACTACATATCGGATCAGAAAATTTCTGTTTCAACCACCACTGCAACCGGAGTT GCAATAACATCAACTGCAACAAAGAAAGGTGGTCTCTCATCAGGAGATGTGGGAACAGTATACAAGTACAATAACATATTGGTCGATGTCAAAGTGGACACAGAATCAAAG ATTGCTACAACATTAACTTTCACAGAGATCGTACCCTCAACCAAAACCATCGCATCATTCAAACTTCCTGATTTCAACTCCGGCAAG ATAGAGGTTCAATACTTTCATTGTCATGCTACTTTAGCATCTGCGGTTTCTTTGAACCAAACCCCGACAATCGACCTTTCGACTACAATCGGTACACCGTCATTTGTTATCGGTGCAGAAGCCGGGTACGAACCGTCTTCCGGAAGATTGACAAAGTACACTGCTGGCATAGGTGTTAACAAACCGGATTCCAATGCTTCCATAATCTT GGGTGACAAAGGGGACACGATAAAGGCGTCGTATATACACCATTTGGATGAATTAAAAAAGACGGCTTGCGTAGGGGAAATTACGAGAAGGTTTTCGTTAAATGAGAACACGTTTACGGTTGGTGGGTCATATGCGGTTGATAGTTTAACCATGGTTAAGGCGAAGTTGAATGACCATGGTAAGCTCGGTGCACTTTTGCAGCATGAGATTATTCCCAAATCGCTTGTGACATTGTCTAGTGAAATGGACACGAAAGCATTGGATAAAACTCCAAAGTTTGGTTTGGCTCTTGCACTCAAACCATGA